In Lactuca sativa cultivar Salinas chromosome 5, Lsat_Salinas_v11, whole genome shotgun sequence, the DNA window ATGAATCTCTCCCTCACATGCCAACTTAACCCAGGTAATTTCCAAGATTTATCtctcttcctcatacaaagtttaaaattttcacgtCCTTTACATGCCACAAGTAGGTAGTTTGGATTGGATAACAACTTTATTAATCATAATCAACAACAAATTGGAGGAAAACCTTTTGGTTAAATTAGAATATCTAATGAGACCGGTATGCTACTTGATCATAAATCTTTGGGTCAAAATTCGTGTTGTAGATTATGTTTATTGTAGAGAACAAAAAGTTTGTTGCGTTTATTGATCACTCAAGAGGGAGACTGGGAGAGTTGTAAATCTTTTAACATTGTAGATTGCTAGTGTTGTTGATATAtcgggggtgtttggcttagcttttgaaTGACCAAAAGTCCTTTTAGAAAAAGATCATaggcaaaagatgtttggcaaaagacttttaaaagctacttttggattttgcaaagaaggaaaatcaactttttgtaaaagtcaggaaaacctggctttttgtaacttttccaaaaatatCTTTTAGCCTTTAAAAAGCTAAGTCAAACACTCCCATCATCTACATGAATCATGGTTTGATTAATAATAAATTTGGTTTACACTCCTGTCGATTCACTTGCATCCGTATTAATAAAGTAGgaaaatgaaaagaaattatTACACTAATGGGGACTAATTAAGGCAACATTTTCCTTGGTGATCTTATTTAAGGGGAAAATGATGTGATTATAAACGAGAGACAACTCAACTCAAAATGTACAAAACTGATTTCCTTTTTGTAACTTCCACCTATGCTTTGCTTCTTTCTAACTAAGAttacatatataaaaaataagtGAGAGTAGAATAAACATGCAAGGACTTCACATCGTCTCCATGGATGtcattcttttctttcttcaaTGTAACTTTATAGTTTCTACCCTCTTCCGCTTCTATATCATTCAATTGTATGTAAATTTTACAACATACATGGTGAAGAGGTTTTCTTGAGCATTATATATAGCATCCTATTTTGATTTGCTATTTGGGTTCCTCCACCTGTCTACTCTTCCATATGATCGGAGCTACCAACATCCacactaaaaaaacaaaaaagaaaaaattaatttgataactataaaatttcattttatggATGTTTGAGATACTTACAGTAGACACAGACTGCTAGCCATTCATTTACTATTCTGACCCAAGTACTCGTCCAACCAACATCAATCGTCCACCTGTGAAATGGGCATTTTGGTAAATCAACATTTGTATTGGATTTAAGATGTTGAATAGTGAAAACTTACTTTTGCATGGTGTGATGAGAATTCCACCCGATTAATAACATTGCAAAATACATTGTTCCTGTTGCAAAAACAAAATGGAAGAATCCGAACCCATAAGGAACATCATCTTCCTCTTGTTTCTCCTCCTTTCGAAACTgcatgacataatcttcaaatgaATTTGTGTACAAAAAGAGTGAAGATTTATTGAGATAATGTTTTAGAATTATGTTTTACCTGAAAACATTTGGAATCAATGCCTGTTGAAAACGTAGCAATCACCATTGCAATTAGTGCAATAACAAAGCTCTGTAACAATCCAAAGATTTACAATGTTATCAACATAAGAAACAAGTTTGAAAATATAGTGGTTTTGTGAAGCTTACTATGATAGTTAGCCAATCTCTAGAGGCTCCAGAATTCCTGAGACATTTGTCATCCATTGGTTCACTGTAGACACCAAAAATTGGTtacattttgtaaaaaaaaaggtCAAAAATGAAAAGAGAAAACTTTACCTTCTAATGGCAGACCAACAAAGGAACACAACATAGAGTCCCATAAAACCTGGAGTCAAGAAGCCAGCACTAACCTGTTTCAGAaaattgaacaaaaaaaaaattagttttcaAATAGATGAGTAAAATGGTCATATGATCTTAAAAAACAAAGTGTTTGTTCATATAACATTTGTACAATACTTGATGaaaagtaaaagaaaagaaatgagATCATTACTTTGGGGTGAAGGGAGACACTTGTCATAAGTTGGAGGAGTACAAGTGTCCATGTGATGAAGAAAATATTAAGCAAGCAAGTGGGTTGTGGTGTGTACCAAATGTACATTAAAATGATCCCCAATATGCACACAACATATGCAGTAGTTGCAAGAAGCATCCAATGGATGTGGCTACAGAAAAACATCGTTATCATTACAACGCACTTTTATTTGTTTAGATTTAACCGTTTTTTCTAATAATATGTAAATTAACTAAAAGGCAATTACCATCTCTCGGCATATTTTTCGGATAGACAACATTCATTCAACCATGTAATGAAGCTGATAATACTAATTAGTTGGATTAGCAAAAAGACCCTGAAAAATGTCATAAACAATGACTCTTTAAGATTTGTTTTAGGAAGAAGGAGAGAGATTAAGATTTAAGGTAGGAGATTTAAATACCCTGCACCGAAATGTGCAATGTCCCCTgcgaaagaaaaaaaatgtatcagaatatttctttatcttttatattgtttaattatattagttATTTAGTGAACAATACTAACCATATAACTGAATAATTTGTGTAGGAAGAAAGAAAGGCAGCATGATTAACGCGATCATGAGAACGATCTTGGCCGACCACCAGCTAGAATGCCACAATTCTTTTTGTCCATACAATTTTGAGGTGCCAGTAGTTGAAAGAAACATAGTGAAATAGAACATCTAATATATCATTAAGGTATTCTCAAAGGCTTCCAAGAAAACTTCATATCTTATTTATCTATTTGTTCCATTctctaaataaattaaaaaaaaaaaaaaaaaaaaaaaaaaaaaaaaaaaaagttgttcaCCACTTTGCCTAGGAGCATAATATAATAGGTCACTATGTTGTTGAAATTTGTCCGCTTAAGAAATTAGTCTATGTGATTCTAATAATTCGTCATTCTTTCTGGAAACCGATGATTTTTCTCTGGTTTTGGAGTTTTCCAAATATAAGCGTTTGTTGTATTTTTCGTTGACCAGGTTGTTCGAATATCTTTGAGACCATTTTCCCAACATAGGTGGTTGGCATAAAGGTTATGTTTGGCGTACTAACCGAAAAGATAACTGCTATATAAAAAACTAGCTGGTTGCTGAAAAGCTGGCCGATAAAAAAAACGTTCGGTAAAACTAGATGtttaaaaaagctcgaaaaataagctagcttttAAGTTATATTTTGGTCTACCAAAATGACAACTTAAAAAATCTCAAAAAATAAACTAACTTATGAGTTAGTTTCCACTGAACAATTCGAACTATTGATCATTTTTGCAATTATACCATCTAGAGGCATATATTTTACTTTTTGCATATGACTAAAATAATGGTAGATAATTTTTTTCAAGGAAAGGATACGAAACATCCCAAGCTCACTCTCAGAACGCCTTCGGTGCCTAAACAATCGTCACCACCTTTGCAACTTTTCAATTCTACAAACAAATGAGATTACGAGACTTTATAATCGAGGCATGAAACAATTCAAATATATTccaagaaataataaaaattgAATTATATATGATTCAATCTTACTGTTCATTTCAGTCAACGCAGTGGGCCCATAGTCACGAACAGCCCAAGCAAGCAAATTTGCTAACAGAAACATCACACTATAAACATATCTAGCCATCCATGGATTTGACCCATATAGGAACTGAGCTATCCAAGAACCCTTCAAAAGCTTCGCATATGGATTATTGTTATTGTTTGATGCATCCATCCCAGCTTCAAGTTTCGATATGGTCATATTTTGTGACATTTTTTAGAGAGAGCTAGTGGAATTTATTCCACCAGCTCTCTTCTCATCTGCAATCTGTAATTAAATCTGTTAATTTTATGAAGAAATGTAAAAAATGACAAATAAGTGGATTAGACTTTCAAGCTTTGAATTATGGTGTTTTTAACATGCACATGGTAAGGAATTATATAAGGCTGGTGGTTGGAATCAAATTGTACTTGGTGCACTTTATAATTCCTGAAACAGTGTTAATGTGCCTAGAGACTGGACACACCATGAGGTaattattgtatcattatttgaTACATTTAACTATAGAAAATCTACAAAATTATAGTATTTTtgtacttttaatttttttttttaatcaaagcAGACACAATGGTTAACGTGACAATTATTTATCGTTTTTGTCACAATGTACAACATTCCATTAACTTTATTAGGAAAAAACACATACTTTCATAAACTCTCTAAtggttaatatttttttttatttttttaaatttaacctTTTTTGAacggaatttttttaaaaaattaactaattgatcattatatattttataaatctCATTCTTCAAGTTTGTTATTTTTAAACacacatcatatttttttttaaaagaaatagtacttgaaaataacatatatttaaataaaaatattataagaCGGAAAAAAAAAGATAACAAAGTTATTACATGTAgtcataaaaagaataaaaatttaTATTACCAATTTAATATTTGGTATTAGAGcttaaaatgaaatattaaagaatatttaataaaagaaattgattattcaaaacataataaaacCTTGAAGTTTAATTATAACCAAGGAGGAAAGGTAAATATTGTTGAATGATGAGGTTaactaaaaaaaaacttttttaaatTTACAAGTGATCATAGAATGTTCATTTAGAACGAAAACAACCTTTGAAAAAACCACCTGAATGGCTAAATCCTAATATAAATAACCTTATCGTgctattaaataatattttgaaaatcGACCTAATTATACTAGTGAATATTGCTTTGTAAGCTTGTTATAATTGGTAGATTTTTTGAAATATAAtatgtaataataataaacaaacaaaccAAAATATATTGTTAATTTTCCATTTAACCGTTCATTAAACTACCTAAAAAACCATGCAACGTCGTTGTGGCACATGGGTTTGCCACCATTTCATTGATGGCGGAAGCTGCATGTAGATCTATGACTAATTAACTCATAGATAACCTGTGAATTAATCAATTGATCCACATAAAGTCAAGCGTGATTTTACACTGTAGATCTACACCTTTAACTATATAATAAAACTACAaccatattttatttgttttgttgcaGAATTTCCAAACCACTTTATGGTTGAAAACTATCGGGGTGTTGGTGTACCTATTTAGTCCCTTTTCTaaatattataaatattttattgATGATTAAAATACTAACCACACAACGTGCTTATTTAAATTATGTGGTTTGTGATATGGGAGCAAGTAATTAAAACAAGAATGCTTGAAGATAAAGCTGAAAAGTCAACAAAGCCACTTTATGGTTTCCCACTTATTTTGGAAATAGAACATGATGTATCAAAAACGTT includes these proteins:
- the LOC111897905 gene encoding uncharacterized protein LOC111897905, which encodes MSQNMTISKLEAGMDASNNNNNPYAKLLKGSWIAQFLYGSNPWMARYVYSVMFLLANLLAWAVRDYGPTALTEMNKLKSCKGGDDCLGTEGVLRVSLGCFMFYFTMFLSTTGTSKLYGQKELWHSSWWSAKIVLMIALIMLPFFLPTQIIQLYGDIAHFGAGVFLLIQLISIISFITWLNECCLSEKYAERCHIHWMLLATTAYVVCILGIILMYIWYTPQPTCLLNIFFITWTLVLLQLMTSVSLHPKVSAGFLTPGFMGLYVVFLCWSAIRSEPMDDKCLRNSGASRDWLTIISFVIALIAMVIATFSTGIDSKCFQFRKEEKQEEDDVPYGFGFFHFVFATGTMYFAMLLIGWNSHHTMQKWTIDVGWTSTWVRIVNEWLAVCVYLWMLVAPIIWKSRQVEEPK